In a genomic window of Theropithecus gelada isolate Dixy chromosome 15, Tgel_1.0, whole genome shotgun sequence:
- the LOC112607588 gene encoding surfeit locus protein 1 isoform X3 gives MELKNMEYRPVKVKGCFDHSKELYMMPRTMVDPAREAWEAGRISSSTQSGAYVVTPFHCTDLGTTILVNRGFVPRKKVNPETRQKGQIEGEVDLIGMVRLTETRQPFVPENNPERNHWYYRDLEAMARITGAEPIFIDANFQSTVPGGPIGGQTRVTLRNEHLQYIVTWYGLSAATSYLWFKKFLRGTPGV, from the exons atggaactgaaaaatatgGAGTATAGGCCAGTGAAGGTCAAGGGGTGCTTTGACCACTCCAAGGAGCTGTATATGATGCCCCGGACCATGGTGGACCCTGCCCGGGAGGCCTGGGAGGCCGGCCGCATCTCCTCCTCAACTCAGAGTGGGGCCTATGTGGTCACTCCCTTCCACTGCACTGACCTGGG AACCACCATCCTGGTTAATAGAGGGTTCGTTCCCAGGAAGAAAGTGAATCCTGAAACCCGGCAGAAAGGCCAG ATTGAGGGAGAAGTGGACCTCATTGGGATGGTGAGGCTGACAGAAACCAGGCAACCTTTTGTCCCCGAGAACAATCCAGAAAGGAACCACTGGTATTACCGGGACCTGGAAGCTATGGCCAGAATCACAGGCGCAGAGCCCATCTTCATTGACGCCAACTTCC AGAGCACAGTCCCTGGAGGACCCATTGGAGGGCAAACCAGAGTTACTCTGAGGAACGAGCATCTGCAGTACATCGTGACCTG GTATGGACTCTCTGCAGCTACATCATACCTGTGGTTTAAGAAATTCCTACGTGGGACACCTGGTGTGTGA
- the LOC112607588 gene encoding surfeit locus protein 1 isoform X2, whose translation MQLGQRAAGLGRVQRRKWKLNLIAELESRVLAEPVPLPADPMELKNMEYRPVKVKGCFDHSKELYMMPRTMVDPAREAWEAGRISSSTQSGAYVVTPFHCTDLGTTILVNRGFVPRKKVNPETRQKGQIEGEVDLIGMVRLTETRQPFVPENNPERNHWYYRDLEAMARITGAEPIFIDANFQSTVPGGPIGGQTRVTLRNEHLQYIVTWYGLSAATSYLWFKKFLRGTPGV comes from the exons ATGCAGCTGGGGCAGCGGGCGGCGGGGCTGGGACGG GTCCAACGTCGGAAGTGGAAGCTGAACCTGATTGCAGAGTTGGAGTCTCGAGTTCTGGCTGAGCCTGTCCCTCTGCCAGCAGA CccaatggaactgaaaaatatgGAGTATAGGCCAGTGAAGGTCAAGGGGTGCTTTGACCACTCCAAGGAGCTGTATATGATGCCCCGGACCATGGTGGACCCTGCCCGGGAGGCCTGGGAGGCCGGCCGCATCTCCTCCTCAACTCAGAGTGGGGCCTATGTGGTCACTCCCTTCCACTGCACTGACCTGGG AACCACCATCCTGGTTAATAGAGGGTTCGTTCCCAGGAAGAAAGTGAATCCTGAAACCCGGCAGAAAGGCCAG ATTGAGGGAGAAGTGGACCTCATTGGGATGGTGAGGCTGACAGAAACCAGGCAACCTTTTGTCCCCGAGAACAATCCAGAAAGGAACCACTGGTATTACCGGGACCTGGAAGCTATGGCCAGAATCACAGGCGCAGAGCCCATCTTCATTGACGCCAACTTCC AGAGCACAGTCCCTGGAGGACCCATTGGAGGGCAAACCAGAGTTACTCTGAGGAACGAGCATCTGCAGTACATCGTGACCTG GTATGGACTCTCTGCAGCTACATCATACCTGTGGTTTAAGAAATTCCTACGTGGGACACCTGGTGTGTGA
- the LOC112607588 gene encoding surfeit locus protein 1 isoform X1: MAAVAAMQLGQRAAGLGRAPASAAWRSVLGVSPRPGVAWRPRRCGSSAAEASATKAEDDSFLQWVLLLIPVTAFGLGTWQVQRRKWKLNLIAELESRVLAEPVPLPADPMELKNMEYRPVKVKGCFDHSKELYMMPRTMVDPAREAWEAGRISSSTQSGAYVVTPFHCTDLGTTILVNRGFVPRKKVNPETRQKGQIEGEVDLIGMVRLTETRQPFVPENNPERNHWYYRDLEAMARITGAEPIFIDANFQSTVPGGPIGGQTRVTLRNEHLQYIVTWYGLSAATSYLWFKKFLRGTPGV; this comes from the exons ATGGCGGCGGTGGCTGCGATGCAGCTGGGGCAGCGGGCGGCGGGGCTGGGACGG GCCCCTGCCAGCGCCGCCTGGAGGAGCGTCCTCGGGGTGTCCCCGCGCCCAG GGGTGGCCTGGAGGCCAAGGAGATGTGGCAGTTCTGCAGCAGAAGCATCTGCCACAAAAGCGGAAGATGACTCCTTTCTTCAGTGGGTCCTGCTCCTCATCCCTGTGACTGCCTTTGGCTTGGGGACATGGCAG GTCCAACGTCGGAAGTGGAAGCTGAACCTGATTGCAGAGTTGGAGTCTCGAGTTCTGGCTGAGCCTGTCCCTCTGCCAGCAGA CccaatggaactgaaaaatatgGAGTATAGGCCAGTGAAGGTCAAGGGGTGCTTTGACCACTCCAAGGAGCTGTATATGATGCCCCGGACCATGGTGGACCCTGCCCGGGAGGCCTGGGAGGCCGGCCGCATCTCCTCCTCAACTCAGAGTGGGGCCTATGTGGTCACTCCCTTCCACTGCACTGACCTGGG AACCACCATCCTGGTTAATAGAGGGTTCGTTCCCAGGAAGAAAGTGAATCCTGAAACCCGGCAGAAAGGCCAG ATTGAGGGAGAAGTGGACCTCATTGGGATGGTGAGGCTGACAGAAACCAGGCAACCTTTTGTCCCCGAGAACAATCCAGAAAGGAACCACTGGTATTACCGGGACCTGGAAGCTATGGCCAGAATCACAGGCGCAGAGCCCATCTTCATTGACGCCAACTTCC AGAGCACAGTCCCTGGAGGACCCATTGGAGGGCAAACCAGAGTTACTCTGAGGAACGAGCATCTGCAGTACATCGTGACCTG GTATGGACTCTCTGCAGCTACATCATACCTGTGGTTTAAGAAATTCCTACGTGGGACACCTGGTGTGTGA
- the MED22 gene encoding mediator of RNA polymerase II transcription subunit 22 gives MAQQRALPQSKETLLQSYNKRLKDDIKSIMDNFTEIIKTAKIEDETQVSRATQGEQDNYEMHVRAANIVRAGESLMKLVSDLKQFLILNDFPSVNEAIDQRNQQLRALQEECDRKLITLRDEISIDLYELEEEYYSSSSSLCEANDLPLCEAYGRLDLDTDSADGLSAPLLASPEPSAGPLQVAAPAHSHAGGPGPTEHA, from the exons ATGGCCCAGCAGAGAGCCCTGCCCCAGAGCAAGGAGACGCTGCTGCAGTCCTACAACAAGCGGCTGAAGGATGACATTAAGTCCATCATGGATAACTTCACGGAGATCATCAAGACCgccaag ATTGAGGACGAGACGCAGGTGTCACGGGCCACTCAGGGTGAACAGGACAATTACGAGATGCACGTGCGAGCCGCCAACATT GTCCGAGCCGGCGAGTCCTTGATGAAGCTGGTGTCCGACCTCAAGCAGTTCCTGATCCTCAATGACTTCCCCTCAGTGAATGAGGCCATCGACCAGCGCAATCAGCAGCTGCGCGCACTGCAGGAGGAGTGCGACCGGAAGCTCATCACACTGCGAGACGAGATCTCCATCGACCTCTATGAGCTGGAGGAGGAGTATTACTCGTCCAG CTCAAGCCTTTGCGAAGCTAATGACCTGCCTCTGTGCGAAGCTTACGGGAGGCTGGACCTCGACACAGACTCTGCTGATGGTCTCTCGGCCCCTCTGCTGGCGTCCCCGGAGCCCAGTGCTGGCCCCCTACAGGTGGCAGCCCCTGCCCACTCTCATGCTGGTGGCCCTGGCCCCACTGAGCATGCCTGA
- the SURF6 gene encoding surfeit locus protein 6 isoform X1 produces the protein MASLLAKDAYLQSLAKKICSHSGPEQQARMRAGKTRGSEAAGPPKKKRKKTQKKFREREEKAAEHKAKSLGEKSPAASGARRPEAAKEEAAGASSSAGNPADGLATEPESVFALDVLRQRLHEKIQEARGQGSAKELSPAALEKKRRRKQERDRKKRKRKELRAKEKARKAEEAVEAQEAVAPAPEGAYTEPREPPGLIFNKVEVSEDEPASKAQRRKEKRQRVKGNLTPLTGRNYRQLLERLQARQSRLDELRDRDEGKAQELEAKMKWTNLLYKAEGVKIRDDERLLQEALKRKEKRRAQRQRQWEKRTAGVVEKMQQRQDRRRQNLRRKKAARAERRLLRARKKGRILPQDLERAGLV, from the exons ATGGCCTCTCTACTCGCCAAGGACGCCTACCTGCAGAGCCTGGCCAAGAAGATCTGCTCCCATTCGGGCCCGGAGCAGCAGGCGCGCATGCGGG CTGGCAAAACTCGAGGCTCAGAAGCTGCAGggcccccaaaaaagaaaaggaagaaaacacaaaagaaattcCGGGAGCGGGAAGAGAAGGCTGCTGAGCACAAGGCCAAGTCCTTGGGAGAGAAGTCTCCAGCAGCCTCTGGGGCCAGGAGGCCTGAGGCAGCCAAAGAGGAAGCAGCTGGGGCTTCCAGTTCAGCAGGGAACCCTGCAG ATGGCCTGGCCACTGAGCCTGAGTCTGTCTTTGCACTGGATGTTTTGCGACAGCGACTGCATGAGAAGATCCAGGAGGCCCGGGGCCAG GGCAGTGCAAAGGAGCTGTCCCCCGCCGCCCTGGAGAAAAAGCGGAGGAGAAAGCAGGAACGGGACCGGAAGAAGAGGAAGCGAAAGGAGCTGCGGGCGAAAGAGAAGGCCAGGAAGGCTGAGGAGGCCGTGGAGGCCCAGGAGGCGGTGGCGCCAGCCCCAGAGGGTGCTTACACGGAGCCGCGGGAGCCGCCGGGGCTGATCTTCAATAAG GTGGAGGTGAGCGAAGATGAGCCGGCCAGCAAGGCTCAGCGCAGAAAGGAGAAGAggcagagggtgaaggggaacCTCACGCCGCTGACCGGGAGGAACTACCGGCAGCTGCTGGAGCGCCTGCAGGCACGGCAGAGCCGACTGGACGAGCTGCGCGACCGGGATGAGGGGAAGGCGCAGGAGCTGGAGGCCAAGATGAAGTGGACCAACCTCCTGTACAAGGCGGAGGGCGTGAAGATCCGCGATGATGAACGCCTGCTGCAGGAGGCCCTGAAGCGTAAGGAGAAGCGGAGGGCGCAGCGGCAGCGCCAGTGGGAGAAACGCACGGCCGGCGTGGTGGAGAAGATGCAGCAGCGCCAGGACCGGCGTCGGCAGAACCTGCGCAGGAAGAAGGCGGCCCGCGCCGAGCGCCGCCTGCTCAGGGCCCGCAAGAAGGGCCGCATCCTGCCGCAGGACCTGGAGCGCGCAGGCCTGGTCTGA
- the SURF6 gene encoding surfeit locus protein 6 isoform X2 has product MASLLAKDAYLQSLAKKICSHSGPEQQARMRAGKTRGSEAAGPPKKKRKKTQKKFREREEKAAEHKAKSLGEKSPAASGARRPEAAKEEAAGASSSAGNPADGLATEPESVFALDVLRQRLHEKIQEARGQVVQRSCPPPPWRKSGGESRNGTGRRGSERSCGRKRRPGRLRRPWRPRRRWRQPQRVLTRSRGSRRG; this is encoded by the exons ATGGCCTCTCTACTCGCCAAGGACGCCTACCTGCAGAGCCTGGCCAAGAAGATCTGCTCCCATTCGGGCCCGGAGCAGCAGGCGCGCATGCGGG CTGGCAAAACTCGAGGCTCAGAAGCTGCAGggcccccaaaaaagaaaaggaagaaaacacaaaagaaattcCGGGAGCGGGAAGAGAAGGCTGCTGAGCACAAGGCCAAGTCCTTGGGAGAGAAGTCTCCAGCAGCCTCTGGGGCCAGGAGGCCTGAGGCAGCCAAAGAGGAAGCAGCTGGGGCTTCCAGTTCAGCAGGGAACCCTGCAG ATGGCCTGGCCACTGAGCCTGAGTCTGTCTTTGCACTGGATGTTTTGCGACAGCGACTGCATGAGAAGATCCAGGAGGCCCGGGGCCAGGTAG TGCAAAGGAGCTGTCCCCCGCCGCCCTGGAGAAAAAGCGGAGGAGAAAGCAGGAACGGGACCGGAAGAAGAGGAAGCGAAAGGAGCTGCGGGCGAAAGAGAAGGCCAGGAAGGCTGAGGAGGCCGTGGAGGCCCAGGAGGCGGTGGCGCCAGCCCCAGAGGGTGCTTACACGGAGCCGCGGGAGCCGCCGGGGCTGA
- the RPL7A gene encoding 60S ribosomal protein L7a, whose product MPKGKKAKGKKVAPAPAVVKKQEAKKVVNPLFEKRPKNFGIGQDIQPKRDLTRFVKWPRYIRLQRQRAILYKRLKVPPAINQFTQALDRQTATQLLKLAHKYRPETKQEKKQRLLARAEKKAAGKGDVPTKRPPVLRAGVNTVTTLVENKKAQLVVIAHDVDPIELVVFLPALCRKMGVPYCIIKGKARLGRLVHRKTCTTVAFTQVNSEDKGALAKLVEAIRTNYNDRYDEIRRHWGGNVLGPKSVARIAKLEKAKAKELATKLG is encoded by the exons ATG CCGAAAGGAAAGAAGGCCAAGGGAAAGAAGGTGGCTCCGGCCCCTGCTGTCGTGAAAAAGCAGGAGGCCAAGAAAGTGGTGAATCCCCTGTTTGAGAAAAGACCTAAGAATTTTGGCATTG GACAGGACATCCAGCCCAAAAGAGACCTCACCCGCTTTGTGAAATGGCCTCGCTATATCAGGTTGCAGCGGCAGAGAGCCATCCTCTATAAGCGGCTGAAAGTGCCTCCTGCTATTAACCAGTTCACCCAGGCCCTGGACCGCCAAACAG CTACTCAGCTGCTTAAGCTGGCCCACAAGTACAGACCAGagacaaagcaagagaagaagcagAGGCTGTTGGCCCGGGCCGAGAAGAAAGCTGCTGGCAAAGGGGATGTCCCCACTAAGAGACCACCTGTCCTTCGAGCAG GAGTTAACACCGTCACCACCTTGGTGGAGAACAAGAAGGCTCAGCTGGTGGTGATTGCACATGACGTGGATCCCATCGAG CTGGTTGTCTTCTTGCCTGCCCTGTGTCGTAAAATGGGGGTCCCTTACTGCATTATCAAGGGGAAGGCCAGACTGGGCCGTCTAGTCCACAGGAAGACCTGCACCACTGTCGCCTTCACACAGGTGAACTC GGAAGACAAAGGCGCTTTGGCTAAGCTGGTGGAAGCTATCAGGACCAATTACAACGACAGATACGATGAG aTCCGCCGTCACTGGGGCGGCAATGTCCTGGGTCCCAAGTCTGTGGCTCGTATCGCCAAGCTCGAAAAGGCAAAGGCTAAAGAACTTGCCACTAAGCTGGGTTAA